A region from the Phycisphaerales bacterium genome encodes:
- a CDS encoding pyridoxal phosphate-dependent aminotransferase encodes MQLSARVNRLKPSSTLAVSALAKELASRGIDVIGFGAGEPDFTTPGHIRDAAKRALDAGMTHYGPVPGDPAARAAVARKLVRDNQLNHITPEHVLISAGGKHSLYLLTHCLFDTGCGLEMILPTPAWVSYRPIAEMAGASVVEIPTRVEDDFKMTPAMLAAALSPRSRLLLVNSPSNPCGTMYSPDELKALAAVVTEHNAAGGNLLVASDDIYEKIVYADTPFASICRFLDPKWSVTLNGLSKAYAMTGWRIGYAAGPLELIKAMSKLQGQMITCIASFCFPAIVEALDAGEGDVAEMREHYRRRAALMHEHVSAWPGVRCPRPTGAFYLFPDISAWFGRTTAGGALLRTSLDVTTALINEAHVAVVPGDEFGGCGPRHIRMSFACSTEQIETGMSRMASFVRGLS; translated from the coding sequence ATGCAACTGTCCGCTCGCGTCAACCGGCTCAAGCCCTCCAGCACGCTGGCAGTGAGCGCCCTGGCCAAGGAGCTGGCCTCGCGGGGCATCGACGTCATCGGCTTCGGCGCCGGCGAGCCCGACTTCACCACGCCGGGGCACATCCGCGACGCGGCGAAGCGCGCCCTCGACGCCGGGATGACGCACTACGGCCCCGTTCCCGGCGACCCGGCCGCGCGCGCCGCCGTCGCCCGCAAACTGGTCCGCGACAATCAACTCAACCACATCACGCCCGAGCACGTGCTCATCTCCGCAGGCGGAAAGCACTCGCTCTATCTGCTCACGCATTGCCTCTTCGACACCGGCTGCGGCCTCGAGATGATCCTGCCCACGCCGGCGTGGGTGAGTTATCGCCCCATCGCGGAGATGGCCGGCGCCAGCGTCGTCGAAATCCCGACGCGCGTCGAAGACGACTTCAAGATGACGCCGGCCATGCTCGCGGCAGCCCTCTCGCCGCGCTCGCGCCTGCTGCTGGTCAACTCGCCGAGCAACCCCTGCGGCACGATGTATAGCCCCGATGAACTCAAGGCCCTTGCCGCCGTCGTCACCGAGCACAACGCCGCAGGCGGCAACCTGCTCGTGGCCAGCGATGACATCTACGAGAAGATCGTCTACGCCGACACCCCGTTCGCCAGCATCTGCCGTTTTCTCGATCCGAAATGGTCGGTCACCCTCAACGGCCTGAGCAAGGCCTACGCGATGACGGGCTGGCGCATCGGCTACGCCGCGGGGCCGCTGGAACTCATCAAGGCCATGAGCAAGTTGCAGGGGCAGATGATCACCTGCATCGCCTCGTTCTGCTTTCCAGCGATCGTCGAAGCGCTCGACGCGGGCGAAGGCGACGTCGCCGAGATGCGCGAGCACTACCGCAGGCGGGCGGCGCTCATGCACGAGCACGTCAGCGCCTGGCCAGGCGTCCGCTGCCCCAGGCCCACCGGCGCGTTCTATCTCTTTCCCGACATTTCGGCGTGGTTCGGCCGCACGACCGCGGGCGGCGCGCTGCTCCGCACCAGTCTGGATGTGACCACCGCCCTGATCAACGAAGCCCACGTGGCCGTCGTGCCCGGCGACGAGTTCGGCGGCTGCGGGCCGCGGCACATCCGCATGAGTTTCGCCTGTTCCACCGAGCAGATCGAGACCGGGATGAGCCGAATGGCCTCGTTCGTCCGCGGCCTGTCGTGA
- the gap gene encoding type I glyceraldehyde-3-phosphate dehydrogenase, which translates to MAIRVGINGFGRIGRLMFRAGLRQGGIEFVAVNDLVPSDNLSYLLRHDTVHGRFDGTVQAGEGQFTVNGKVTRCFAERDPASLPWSSVGCDYVVESTGLFTDAESAAKHLSAGAKRVIISAPTKSPDKVKTLAYKVNHETYDPAKDKVISNASCTTNCLAPVAKVIHETFGLEEGLMTTIHAVTATQPTQDGPSKKDWRGGRNAYMNIIPASTGAAKAVTLCIPALKGRLTGMSFRVPTADVSAVDLTFRTSKSTSLAAINAAMKEAAEGSMKGVLGYTEEEVVSSDFIGDPRSSIFDAGAGIELNDRFFKIVSWYDNEVGYCNRLIDMIKYMAGKDGIK; encoded by the coding sequence ATGGCCATTCGCGTCGGCATCAACGGGTTCGGTCGCATCGGTCGCCTGATGTTCCGCGCGGGGCTGCGGCAGGGGGGCATCGAGTTCGTCGCGGTCAACGACCTCGTCCCGTCCGACAACCTCTCCTACCTGCTGCGCCACGACACGGTGCACGGCCGCTTCGACGGCACGGTCCAGGCCGGTGAGGGCCAGTTCACCGTCAACGGCAAGGTCACCAGGTGCTTTGCCGAGCGCGACCCGGCCAGCCTGCCGTGGAGCAGCGTGGGCTGCGACTATGTCGTCGAATCGACCGGGCTGTTCACCGACGCCGAGAGCGCCGCCAAGCACCTCTCCGCGGGCGCCAAGCGCGTGATCATCTCCGCGCCGACCAAGTCGCCCGACAAGGTGAAGACGCTGGCGTACAAGGTCAACCACGAAACCTACGACCCGGCCAAGGACAAGGTCATTTCCAACGCCTCGTGCACGACCAACTGCCTGGCGCCGGTGGCAAAGGTCATTCACGAGACATTCGGGCTCGAAGAGGGCCTGATGACCACGATCCACGCCGTCACCGCGACGCAGCCGACGCAGGACGGCCCGAGCAAGAAGGACTGGCGCGGCGGGCGCAACGCCTACATGAACATCATCCCCGCGAGCACCGGCGCGGCCAAAGCCGTGACGCTGTGCATTCCCGCGCTCAAGGGGCGGCTGACGGGCATGAGTTTCCGCGTGCCCACGGCTGATGTCTCCGCCGTCGATCTCACCTTCCGCACGAGCAAGTCCACCTCGCTCGCGGCGATCAACGCGGCGATGAAAGAGGCCGCCGAGGGCTCGATGAAGGGCGTGCTGGGCTACACGGAGGAAGAAGTCGTGTCGAGCGATTTCATCGGCGATCCGCGTTCGTCGATCTTCGACGCCGGCGCCGGCATCGAACTCAACGACCGCTTCTTCAAGATCGTGTCGTGGTACGACAATGAGGTCGGCTACTGCAATCGCCTCATCGACATGATCAAGTACATGGCCGGCAAGGACGGGATCAAGTAA
- a CDS encoding RidA family protein encodes MSVYQRLAELGLELPPAPKPVAAYIPWVRTGNLIYTSGQVPLVDGKPLCVGVVPTEIPPDKAQAAARLCALNTLAVLHAATDAALDRVTRVVRLGVFVASSPGFTGHAQVANGASELMVSVFGEEIGRHARSTVGCSSLPLGVPVEVEGLFEIR; translated from the coding sequence ATGTCTGTCTACCAGCGTCTGGCCGAACTCGGCCTCGAACTGCCACCGGCGCCCAAGCCGGTGGCGGCGTACATCCCGTGGGTGCGCACGGGCAATCTCATCTATACGAGCGGGCAGGTGCCGCTGGTCGATGGCAAGCCACTGTGCGTGGGCGTCGTGCCCACCGAGATCCCGCCGGATAAGGCACAGGCCGCGGCAAGATTGTGCGCGCTCAACACGCTCGCCGTACTCCACGCCGCCACGGACGCGGCGCTCGACCGCGTCACGCGGGTCGTGCGCCTGGGCGTGTTCGTGGCGTCGAGCCCGGGATTCACGGGTCATGCGCAGGTCGCCAACGGAGCGAGCGAACTGATGGTCTCGGTGTTCGGCGAGGAGATCGGCCGGCACGCCCGCTCGACGGTCGGCTGCAGCAGCCTGCCGCTGGGGGTGCCCGTCGAGGTGGAGGGGCTCTTTGAGATCCGCTGA
- a CDS encoding ferredoxin family protein — protein sequence MTHIVAEPCIKCKYTDCVDVCPVDCFHEGVNFLVIDPDVCIDCGLCVPECPTQAIFPEEDLPEKWAEYVEINARLAPDWPEITAKKDALPEAEEFKSVENKRNLLDESAGG from the coding sequence ATGACTCATATCGTCGCCGAGCCCTGCATCAAGTGCAAGTACACCGACTGCGTGGATGTCTGCCCGGTGGACTGCTTCCACGAGGGCGTCAACTTCCTCGTCATCGATCCGGATGTTTGCATCGACTGCGGCCTGTGCGTTCCTGAATGCCCGACGCAGGCGATCTTCCCCGAAGAGGACCTGCCAGAGAAGTGGGCTGAGTACGTCGAGATCAACGCGCGGCTGGCGCCGGACTGGCCGGAGATCACCGCCAAGAAGGACGCCCTGCCCGAGGCGGAGGAGTTCAAGAGCGTCGAGAACAAGCGCAACCTGCTTGACGAGAGCGCCGGCGGCTGA
- the surE gene encoding 5'/3'-nucleotidase SurE, whose translation MRILLTNDDGLQAPGIEALHAELLHLGEVFTVAPLQVQSATSHSVTFNVPLMGRQMRINDRMTGFAIDGRPADCVKLAIENVWPEHHPGHPRPDLVVSGMNMGCNVGIHVIYSGTVGAAIEAAFLGLPSIAVSLFVESELNRRAYEKVRWDVAARHARQAIERCLEHGPLQPRSVLNINIPSTTSDGPLPPIKVVPMNLGGMTDRYERRVAPNGQIYYWCVGDGMDFSDTATGSDVEAMLAGNITITPLHFDLTDHGLLCVWEDRLRGARP comes from the coding sequence ATGCGCATCCTTCTGACCAACGACGACGGCCTGCAGGCTCCGGGCATCGAGGCGCTGCACGCCGAACTGCTCCACCTCGGCGAGGTGTTCACCGTTGCGCCGCTTCAGGTGCAGTCCGCCACCAGCCACAGTGTAACGTTCAACGTGCCGCTCATGGGTCGGCAGATGCGCATCAACGATCGCATGACCGGCTTCGCCATCGACGGCCGGCCCGCCGACTGCGTCAAGCTCGCCATCGAGAACGTCTGGCCCGAGCATCACCCGGGCCACCCGCGCCCCGACCTCGTCGTGTCGGGCATGAACATGGGCTGCAACGTGGGCATTCACGTCATCTACTCCGGCACCGTCGGCGCCGCGATCGAGGCGGCGTTCCTGGGCCTGCCGTCGATTGCGGTGAGTCTGTTCGTCGAGAGCGAACTGAACCGCCGCGCGTACGAGAAGGTGCGCTGGGACGTGGCCGCCCGCCACGCGCGCCAGGCGATCGAGCGCTGCCTTGAACACGGCCCGCTTCAGCCGCGATCGGTTCTCAATATTAACATCCCGTCAACGACGAGCGATGGCCCGCTGCCGCCGATCAAGGTCGTGCCGATGAACCTCGGCGGCATGACCGACCGCTACGAACGTCGCGTGGCGCCCAACGGGCAGATTTACTACTGGTGCGTCGGCGACGGCATGGACTTCTCGGACACGGCCACAGGCAGCGACGTCGAAGCCATGCTCGCCGGCAACATCACCATCACTCCGCTGCATTTCGATCTCACCGACCACGGGCTGCTGTGCGTGTGGGAGGACCGTCTGCGCGGCGCGAGGCCATGA